The genomic window GTGACATCTGTATTTGCTGCACTGGCTGTGTGTAAACATGAGGAAGGTAATAGGAGCTATCCTGGGAATCACTCTACGTGGCTAAGGTCAAATATGAGCTGGAATCCATAGCTTCTCGTAGTTCATCTGTACTTAATCGTCAGTCTTGGCTCTTGAATGCAGTCAGGCGGAGAAAAATCAAAGAGGCTAAAAACATAGAATTGTTTCAGCTGAAGACAGGAAGTATATATAATGAGCTGACAGACCAATATTTGCAGTTTATACTTAAGATTCTCAGGGTTTCAAACTGTATCACCATTCAAACTAACTCTTGAGCAAGTTCTATGCATTTCTTAGTTCTACAAAAGGGAAAAAGGTTCTACAAAACATTTCATGGAAAGCCTGAACAAAAGGGCAGCTTCCAAGAtgctagttttttaaaaatacattgagtttttcttctcactCACAAAATGCACATAGAACAGTTAACAAAAATGTCCCTAAAGATCGGCTCTCTTAGTGTGAAAGGAGCCCCTCATCTCACCCcaactccccaccccccccccaaaaaaaaaccggTTTCAGGATTTGCTCAGCTCTGATTAATTCCTGGTCTGTTCCTTATTAAGGTATTTCAAGTTCTGCATGAAAATGGCTGACTGGCAAAGCCTGCTTCCAGTGTGGCAGGGAGGATTCTGCTCATTGAGAAAATATCTGGCAGAATTTTAGGAGTTTCCCCACGTTGCTTGTAAAAATTACATCTTTATGTCAGTGGAGTATGTATCATTTGTTGTCATCTCTGCTAAAACATATTTATCGTGTTCCAAAGAACGTATCCGAAGAAAGTCAGTTTTTTGCAATCCTGATGATCTTTTGAAAGTCCTAAGTAAAAAACGTTGCTATAAATATACATAAGAATattagccacttttttttttaaacgtcaAATAATAGTTCTTATTAAAggctctttttattttcttttcaggaGTACGGTGGCTTTTAACATGACAAAGCAGTAGTAAGACAGAAGTTTTATTTATCAAAGCCTGAAAAGCTCACCTTTATCCTGCTACACTTTTGCTACATATATTTGATTCATTGAAATTAATAAAAGGAGAAGCAAACGGATTCAACACAGGGAGAAGGCTGTTAAGGTCTCCGCTTTAATTAGTAACTTTAAAAGGCCATGTGGGTCTTTAGGAGCTGAAAACACACTTCTTCCTTGGGCTTTACTGTCCTTTAAAAATCTAGAGAGCATTTTTCAagtttttctgcattgttaggaGACACTTATTTTCTTGCAAATTAATTCTTTTTAACTCCTTATGATAGCTTTGAATCCCATAAAGAAAGATGAATTATCACATACTGAGCCCAAGCTGTGAAACAGGAGGAGACAAATAGAGACCCCTACTGTGtttaacaatgtagaagaaattCCAGACGCAATAGAAAAATTTTCTGTCCTTTTCCCTAGCCCTCTAGAGCCTGTTAACATGGAGTTGGACAGAGGAGGGCACTCTTGCTATGCTGAAGCGAGCCCTGACCGGGCACACTCAGTTTCGTCTCTTCAGTGGCCCAAATCTCAAATTTGTTAAGTAACAACCACCTGTGGCACAGTCACCAACTGTCTCTGTTAAAAACATTTGCAGCTTCTCATCTGGGTGGTGAAGCACCAGGGAGGGAAACACTGTTTGCTTTATGCACATGTGCAGATGTGAAGCGGCTACAACACTCACAACCTGTTTTAACTGTCTGCCCTCGATGCTGTATCTAATAATAAGATGTTTGTTACACTTCAAGGTTGCACAATAGTTCTTTCACTTGGCTGTTATGCTGTAATCACACTTAGGATGAATACACATATATCACTATCTCCGCCTCATGAAAAATACGCAAACCTAGAATATGCAAGCTGATACTCGCATTTTCAATCAGAAATTTGGGGAGGGCTGAAAACAAGGCTTTTGCAGAGTCACTTTTGGTTATGATGGTGAAGATTTCAACTCCAGAGAAGACGGCCTCCTGAGTTTGACATATGGGATTTCAGGGCATGTGGGCTTAAAAATGCCTACACAACCACTCGAACGCTGAGCTCTGGAACCGTGGTTGCTTTTCAAATCCACTAtgcataaaaatgaataaataagcaaaacaGCTGAGACACATCGAAACCTGTCTCAACAACCCTAAAGGAGCACAAaccatattgtttccaagaaCAAGAATACAATCAACTCTGACACATCACCTGCTCTGCCCATGGAGCAGTCACTAAACCATTGTCATTATTTGTCAACCTTCAATGACAGTGTTCCATTTCTGTGGACCAAGTTTACACTTACGCAAAAAATTGACCAGGAAAAGTCACTGGCCCAGCTGCTGGGGCTACACTACGCATCTCCAGCTGTGCAATGGAATTACCAAACAAGGCACTCAGAGGTGCTCTGAGCTCTTGAAATAAGGACCAGAATGCTGATGGACCAAGACAAAGTGCCCTGGCACCTGCAGGGTTAATTAAACAGTTCAAGATGTAATAGCCATACAAAAGAGAACCTTTTCCCCTTCTTTCAGAACTATAAACACTTGTGCTGAACTAGACGGGTATTTGATAAGCATGGAGCAAACTCGAAGGGTCTCCAGTTAACACTCAAATTCAGTGTTAACACTTAACAGAACGTGTAAGCCGTGCTGCCAAGGTCAACTGCACGGATGTACTAATTGTATTATGAGCTTGACATCTAGTGGCCACCCCTGGCAGGGCAAAGCAGGCAAAGGTTAAATCAGCAAGGCTTGTCAAAGCACTTCTAACTACCCACCTTCAGGGAGAGCCCAGCGGAAGCTGGCTAGCACTGAGCATTCCTACCTTTCACAGGCATCACACAAAAAGGCTTTCTTATAGAACGTTAGTCACCATGCTTTCAGAAAATGCAAAGAGGGTCGGGACCTTCAAAAGTCAGCATAACTAATCTAAGGATGATTGGAAAAGACAAGCCCACACAGTAAAATATTTAGACACCAGGCGGGCCTCATCGGTGGTCTCTTTGGTTGGACACTTTTCCAGCCTCAAGGACTTGTTCCTTTTATTAACCAGCAAATCAACCTTAATCTCTAATACAAATACAGAGCACTGCATTATTTTAATATTACAATTAATATTTTACACTGTCTGGAGCAAGTCTGGTTGTTTTCTCGGAAATCACAGTTAACTGCCTTTTAAATAAATATGTTGAAACTACAAGAGAAATGaagtataggttttttttttaaataaaagtttaaGGTAATATTAAATCATTCCATTTTTACATAGGTTTGTTTGATTTTATACAAAATGTGTTGCAACTTAACTACAAATCTGTTCCACCAACAGTGGCATTAGCTCACGTCTTAATGAGACGGCCTAAGATACGTTGGTCTTATTCTGGCAACTAGTCAAGAAAGCATAAAACACTAACATAAGATAAAAACACTATCAAAACCCCCCAAACCTCACTGTAACAACATGATTTAAAAACGGTGCTTCCTGAAACTATTTTGCAGTATTAAAAGATAGAGCATCACCTGATTAAAGTAATTACAAAgacttttattttacttaaaagCCAGTGCCAATACTTACATTTAAGCAAGCTAAATTCCAACCGACGTTCAATAGACAGAATGCAAACCTTGGCGGTACCCTGTGCCGAAACCCCCCACAAGAGAAAATGTCCTTATGGCTACCTTGAGAGCATGGTAAAGCTTCTTAGAGATTCAGCTGAAATGAAATCTGACCCACTTTTGCCTGCTTTCCCAGCATCTTGTATACAACAAATAATCAGCTTGCTAAGTAATTCCTGCTGTTTGCCCCTGCTTTCTTTTTTCTGGCTCTGAATAGGTCTAAAAATATTCGATTATGCATGTTGTAGAAGTTTCAAATGTATGATACATACAAATGCCCTAACTCGGTTACATAACCAGCTTCCTCCCCAGTAAGGTGGAAATTAATGGCCACTTTTTCTGATGGACGACCACATGGTGCATTTTTAAGTAGGTGaagtttttttaaatgttattttttttttaaagaaatgtttgcaaattcttcttttctctctcccagttacttattttatttcttttaccttCCGCATTTCACAGAGAACAACCTGCCTAGAAACATTAAGAGTGGCTTCTGTAGTGTTTCCCTTTGGTTTGCTGAATTGTGAGCGTGTGCGCTGTGTGCTGTGGGGAGCGCCAAAGAAAGCACCCGGCAAACCATGCACGCATATACAGATAAAAGAGAACGACTTCTCCACCGTGGAGGGCGGGCGGCCTTCTTCTCCCTAATTTACACACAGCTTTTTTTTCTGAATACCACTGCTAAATTCTCACATCACATGCTCACCACATTTGAAAGGATTTTTAAGATAGCCACACGACTGTAGGTTGGCGGAAAAGAAAAACACACTTTGAAACAATTAGTGCTAACAATTGAACAAAGTGCAGGATGGCCAAGTTGTTTCAATCAAAATTTCTTCTTCTTGAAACGCATACTCTCTAACTACACTAAAACACATCTTTATTAAGTTGTATCTCATAGGACAAAGTATAGCCATGCTACAGCTTTTCAAGTTCTCAGGAGTACAAGTGCTGCACTGTCACTggaagttttaattatttttctgaaaACGACGATATTCAGCTGGCTGAAAGGATTTCATTATTGGTGGCACAAATTTGACTGAGCCCCAAAGCTGCTTGACATCCACTTGGATTTTTCAGAAATATGAATAATTTGCCAGTAAGTACTTTTCAAAAATAGTTCCTACTGGGAATGCAAGTCTCAATAatcattaaaatacattttttacaaaAGGATAACCGGAGAACTTTCAAGGCATCAGCATTACTTTTCTCATTCTAGATAAGCCGTTCTTATTTAATTCCTGCAGGAGTGAGGTCCGGATAGCACTGCAGCTATTTTTGTATGGCAATCTCTTTACAGCTTCcctaaaaataaagtttaaaaaataagtcATATTTCTCTTTTAGAAATACGGTCTTTTTCTTATAAATTAATGTGAATATGCATCCTCCCCCCTTACATTAGACTAAAAAATTTTGTATATAAGATAGGTTCTTCATGACATTATCAATAGCCTTGGATTTCACGGCATCTAGATGGACCCAGTGCTTTAATTATTATGTCACGGTCCAAAATGATACAAAGGAATTATTTACTTCACTTCTAAAACACTCACTGTAAACCAACTTAGCTCCCTTATAACTTTCTCCTTCTTATATGCTAATGTTCATTTCGCTTTGCACTCCACAAAATGAGGAGATCTGAATAATGCTAGAGTAAGTTATTTTTCACAACCCTTTacgttttaaaaatattttttacttatCTTAGCAATGATGACCAGTATGGCAGAGTAATGATACATGAATATTTCTTGACTTAACAGAAAACAGAATACCGTTTATGCTCCACAATCTGCTTCCCAATAATTAAATCAAAAAGaactattttttcttaaaatagttTGCCTAAACTATCCATAAAACAAGCCTAGAAACAAACTACTTGACTGAGGTTCTGCCCCCAGACAGGCTATTTTTGGCCTGTTGCaaaatatgatcaggaactgtgGCAATATCTTGATGACAACTTTGAACGATTGTGAAAAACACAAGCTTGACAAAAACTTTAATCCTACAGTGGGTATGAAAACCTAAATCTGATTCATCTCTAAGAAAATTAGATAAACAGTGAGAGGAATTCAAAATAGAACTTGTAAATAATTTACTCCATCTTAGGTTTTCAAATACAGGCTACATTCCCCTCTACATGTTTACACTATAAAGTTCACCATGCTCCCATTtctaaagtgaaataaaaaatgaatggcAATGCCTCCGCTTGTTAATTGTTAGATACAAGGGGTTTTACTCTATTAATTAAAATATGCTTTAATAAAAAGAGACATTGCACATTTTGATAACGACCTTACAAAGCTGAGAAGTATTTACATTGTTGCATTTTGGGGCTGCTGTGAAAGCCGATTTTAAGCTATTCAGAAGCCACAATAATAAAGCTTTAAAATTCCTCACTGGGATGCAATGTAGTTCTTTTGAAGGGAAGACTGTCTTTCTCATTCGGcagaaataaatccattcatTTGATCATGTAGTCATTGAGGGCAATACAAAACAAACCAAGTGTGAGAAATTCTATGTGAtgaagtaaacaaaacaaaaaaaaaaatccatttccatGACAAAAAGATTCTTTGTCCTTAATCTACCCACCATATGCAAGCGTTTCTTTTTAGCATATCTCCGGTTCTAATCTTGGGTGACTTGGCTACATAGATAAGGCTCCTTTACAGCCAGGACCACAAAAAAGACCCAAACTAGTTTaataatttcatttaattcattAATTCCCCAACGGGGTTAGTAACCTTTCGCTCCCTCCATTCCGACACGGATGCATACCGGTTTTATCAAACTTTACCACACTATATTATCAACTCTGAAACTCCTTTTAAATCTACAAGCTGACgttcagagtaaaaaaaaaaaaaccagcagatAGATCTAAACAATTTACAATagagtaatttaaaaaaagttgGCCATTCTATTTTTGAATTGCAAATTCTGTAATGACCGGCTCTGTGCCGACTCGGGGTCGCCTCCGTCTTCGGTTTCCAGGCCGCAGCTGCTCCTTGAGGCCCTCGGTCCTGAGCTCCGGGGACCCCCACGCAGACACGGGTCCCGGGCGGCGGGCGTGGCGGGACGTTCTGACCTGGTGTTCTGACCTGAGTAAGTGGATTCAGGAGCCCTAAACTTTACGATTCTAAAGTTCAGTCACAGGAAGTCGGCCTCCTAGCTAATCTCTAACTTTCCCGGTCCCGGCTGCCCCACACTTCCTAACCCTCAATTTGGGGTGCATTCCGAGGAGGAGGTTCCTACAGGCAAAATGACTGCCGTGGTCCTTCGTGAAGTGCTAATGTCCGTGCAGCCGGAAGAAGACGAAAAGACCGAAGGACAACTTAGAAACCCCCACACCACCCTGGGAGCCCACTGAGGCCAGGCGCAGTCACCGAGACCCCCCTCCCCCCGCGATTCCAACGTCTCTGGTCGGGAAGAATCGGCTGAAGGACATCTACTCGCTCCGGAAAGGAATCATTGGTTTTGTCAATTTGAGGGAAATTGCGGGTTTCGCGGCCCTCAGGTCGGCCCGGGCGCTGGCTCAGCGGCACCTGAAAGGCATGCTCGAGGTCACAAAAGTGGCGCGGGGAACACTGCAGTCCCCGACAGAGCCAGCACACCGGGAGCAGCGGGACCAAGATGTCAGCCCACCGCCTCCCGGGGCGCTCCGCGCTCCGGCCCGCTGTCTCTGCCGGCCGCCCGAGGGGAGGCCCGGGCGGGCCGCGTCCAGGATGTGCCGCGGGGCGCGCCAGTCACCCCCCGCCCGGCCCAGGGGGCGGCGCGGAGGAGGTGGCGCAGACCCCCGCCCGCGCCAGCCAGGTTGTCCTTCTGTCCCGGCCGCGCGCTCCTCCGCGCACAGCTCGACTCTGCGAGCGGAGCCAAGTTTACTTCGCGCGAAACTCGGTCGGCGCCCAGCCCCTTCTCGCGGAGGCCGGGCACCGGCAGAGGGCGGCCGGGGCGCGGGGGCTGGTGGACACAAGTTCACTTTGCCCTATCACCCGGTCCGGCCCCCTCCCGCCCGGCCCGACGCGCCCCTCACCGTGCTCGGAGGCCACGTCCGGCGGCGGCAGCTCCTCGTCCGACCGGAGGTGCTGGGGCTTCGCCTGCTTGCGCCGCGACATGCTGCTAAGTGCGGGCGTCCCGGGCGCGCGTCCCGGGCATGGGCGCCGCGGCCGGCGGGGGAGGCTCTGCTCGCGCTCTCGTCGCGCCGGGGCGGCTGGGCGGCGGGCAGGCGGGCGGGCGCGGGGCGGCGGCGCGGGCCGCGCATGGGGCCGCGCAATTAGGCTGGTGAATAATGCATGGCTATTAGCGCAAAGCGCGCGCCGATTGGCCGGGCTCCAGCCGACTCCGCTGCCTATGCAAATGAGGGCCGCGCGCGGCAATTAGCAGCGCCGTGCGCGCGGGGCAGCCGGCCGGGCGCGGGGCGCTTGGGGCGTGCGGCGGCAGCGTTGGCGAGGCCGAGGCGAGGGCTCCCGAGCAGCGGCGGTGATGATGGTGGCGGTGGCGGCACTCTCCGGGGCGCGGGCTGCCTCCGACTCCGCTTCACATCGCGGGCCCCGCGCAGAAGTTACGGGCTTCTCCCGGGACGCGGGCGTGGCGCGGGCGGCAGTGGTGCGGTATCCGCGCGTGCTGCCGCGGGAGGCAGAAACTTTTGCTCGGTGCTCCTGCGCGTGTGGGCGCCGCGCTCCGGCCCCTTTATAGCCGCGTCgccccctctccctctccctcgcGCTGTCGCgcgctctctctctccctctctctgtcgctcctctctcctccccctgcGCTGACTCGGGCCCCTCCCGGGGCGGGCGCCCGGGCCGGCGGGCCCTCCGCCTCCTTTGTCTGCCGGCCCGCTCCGGCCGCCGCGGGCCGGTGCTTCCTGGGGTCCGGGCGCCGCCCGGCCGCCCCGTGGGTCCCCAGGGCACAGCCGCCTCTTCGCCTCCTCAGGGCTCCTCTCGCGGAGCTGGTTGGCGGTGCGGGGAGGCACTGGGCGGCTGGCGGGCTGGAGGCCGCGCGGTCAGCAGAGCGGCAGGCACTCTGGGCGGCCGCGGGAGCGGAGGCAACCCACTCGGCAGCGGCGGGCCGCGCGGCTCCTCCCTCGACTcccgccccgcccggcccgcgCCCCAGCGGCCGCCCGCCGCCGCGCTCCTTAAATGCAGGGGGAGGCGCGGAGGGCGGCCCGCCCGCCGCCCCCGCCCCAGCCCGGCCTGACGGCGGCCGAGTCCCTGGCGCCACGGCGGGCGCCGGAGGAGGTGCGGAGCGAGGCGCGGGTCCGGGCCGCCAAGTTCCAAGTGCAGAAAAGTGTAGCGCAGGCCCCGGGCCGCCGAGCGGGGCCCACTGCTGGCAGGCGGGGACGCGGGGCCGGTGCGGGGCAGCGGCATGCAACGGCCCGCACCCTCCCGCGCGCCCGGCGCGCTCCTTCCATGCGCGCGCCCAACCCGGGCATCCGCTCCCGCTCGCGCCGGCACGCGCGCTCCCCGCGCGCTGGCTGCCCAGCTCGGGAGCGGCCGCGAGGATGTCCCCGGCTGCAGCCTCGCCCGCCGCCGCCACGCCGCTGCCACATAGCCCTCGCCCAGTATGTGCTTTTAAATTTCTCGTTTTTGAACGCACAAGTTTCCCGGTGTGTTACGAAGCCTCTCCCCCGATGGCCTCCCACGGGCGATGACAGGCAGCCTCGGGTAGGCCGGCGGCTGCGAGCTCCCCGCGGGGCCTGGGGGCCTGCCCGGCTGGGGCAACCCCCCTCCCCCATGGACCCGGCCGGCGCCGTTTCTCTGTTCTAGAATCTTCTCGCTGCCCATCCCGCGCTCTCCCGCCCGCCTGTAAGTGTAAGTTCCTCGAAGCCACAGCTCTTGGCTCGCTATGCTCCCGAAAAACACGCGGTGGAAAGAAGCCCACGGGCCGAAACCGCTTCCAGTCTCCATCgcccctttgcaaaaaaaaaaaaaaaagtgtatttgtaGACATACACATCCCTTcaggtttgcttttgttttcatttcatttctttttatttggtgGCGGGCATATTCATTTAGGTGACTTTCTTtgaaagaagaaaaggcaaataaaagATGTTGGAAATCTAGAATTGTCCCGTTTAACATACACATCGAGAGCGCTTTTACAGTTAAGCTATCGGGGAACTCTCTTTATATCTCCATTACGCTTTGAACGGTTTCAAGTGTTGCACGCATTTTGGTAGGCTCTTAGATGCGGCGCAGAAAAGTTTGCAACCTGGGCTTTGGGGAGAGCCGGGGCAAGAATTTTTCTGGGAAAAAGGGCAAAGAGAAGTGAAAGGGGGAGGAGAGaaaaggagtgtgtgtgtgtgtgtgtgtgtgtgtgtggtggggcgAAGGGAGGGCGGTTGTGGAGAATGAAGTTTATTGCAGAATTTACAGTGCCAACAGAGTTTGGGGAAGTCGGTTTATTTCAGAATTTACAGTACCAACAGAGTTTGGGGAAGTCGCGAGAGCCGCCGTGGGAAGGCAGATGCCGGTGATTACTTTGTAGAAGAAAAAACGCAAAGCGGTCACCGATGTGTCGACCTCTATTTAAAGGTGCATTGTCTGTTTTGACACGGTTAATGCtcattgcttttcttttctcctttttttttttttcttaaccgaTACATTTTGGGGAAGAGAAACAAACACAGGCTCCCACCGCGTGTGCAGCCTTTCAGAGGAGTCCGGAACCCGGCTCACTTCCGCCAGCCCCTTCGCCCCCATCGCACCAACGCCTGCTCTTTGGGTCACTTGGCCAGCGCGCGCCCACCTTTTCCGATGGCTTCAGGCCCACTTGtgcaccctccccctcccccagcttcTCCCCAGCAAACGGGCACTACTTCCCTGAGTCTTTCTGGGGAGTCCACTCAATGGTTTGATTTCGTTGACTTTCTTTGGCTTTACTACGAGGTGTGGTAGTGGGTAGGGTCTTTTAAGTCACTCCCAAGAAGGCGAGTCTGAAACTCCAGCCCTTTATCTGGAGAAGCAGCCTTTAGATCACGGGATGGCTGCGCAGGTCGTGGTGGAATTTGTCAATGGGAAGTAGAGCGGGCTGGCCCTCGGGTTCTGTGGACACAGTGGCTCTCGCTCGAGGGAGCGGGCGCAGCGCGAGGTGCGGGACGCCGTCTCCGCGTTAGCGGGGCGCAGGCTTGAGCGGGCCGGGGGAAAGTGGCAAATTCCACATCGGCCTCGGCGCGGGCTGCGCTGGGTTCTGGTTGAGAAAATCGAGCAAAGACTTTGAAGAGGGGGCCAGCTGTGAAATGGGCACCTGCACAAATCCACCTCCACGACTAAATGGTGCAGATAAGTAAATCCTTCGGTGCACTCCTTTTTAATTGATTAAGGTAGACAAgatcaataataataaataaataagtagaggTCCAAAATAAAAAGCGCGATACTTCCTGACTGACTTATCTGTTCCCCGGTCTTCCTCCGCTTCCTCCACTCAGATCAGAAACTTTTCAGTTGTTTTTGTTAAATGCGACAAGGTTTAATGGAAGCATGTGCGTCTTAAATTTGACTAGCAGCAATAGATTTATTACGAAATGATAACGTGTCAACGGAAtattttcacagatgagaaactaCCCAGGGTGGATACCGGGCGCATCCGCTGTCTGTGCCCAGGTTAAAGGGATGCACCAACAAGCACATCGAAGCTGCGGATACCCACTGATGCGCGAGGCGCACGGTCGCCATCACATGACCGGTGTCCATTAAAATATTGTAATACCCAAACACGGTCGCAATAACAAAAGTTGCTTTTCTTCCCTATAATTAAATCTGATTTGTTAATTGTCTTTCCTCTTGcaatgttgttttcattttaagaGACGACACGTTATTATTTTGTCTGCTTAATAATATTATTTACAGATTAATACTGTATATTTTACATTAGTGAAACATGTCATTAGGTGTTTGATTTAATTTGTGTCATTTATTCAGATAAAACAGAAAGCTTATCTACCAGATTGATTTGACCTGGGGAGCTGAATAGTCAGCTCCATTTTTAGTGTAATGGTCAGTTTATTTAAGCTACCTGGCTCTAGATCCACAGAAGAGTTTTACATAAGGTGCATCTGACACTTTGTTTACCATGTGCTCCCCTCTGCCCCCCAGGCACTTAGTACACTTAgggctttattttctttttcctttcattcttttctttcaaatcaAAGTTCTTTTCTTCACCTCACTGGTCTTCCTCTCTCTCTagttcctcccccacccccaacttttGTTTTAGGTCCTTAGGGTTAAATCCTCCAGCATAATTTGGAGTCTTTAATGCTGTGACAAGTGACCGCTAATTGGTTCTCACTTGAGCAAAGATATTACCATACTAATATTATTATTGGTAAGAAGAGGTAATTGATAACACCACCTGCCACTCTGGAGCAATCATGATGATAAATGCTTCCATCAAAAGGAAATCTGTGCTTGGTCTACCACAGCCCAGCCCAAACCACACGTCAAGTGCCAATTACAAAGATGTTTCTTTTCTAttacttgtttttttcttctgtttttggaGGGGGGCTAGAAAACATGTAGCCAAAAATTATATTTAtggtttcttttcatctttttttttttaaacagttgcCTCAGGCTTCTTGTTCACCCACGTGAAGACAACATTCcccataaaaataaaatgccTTAGATAAACCAGTGCATAGCTAAATGCCCACCCTTGACTCAACTCCACCTGTCACCTCCTTTTCTTTCAAAGCTATTAGTATAAATATGTCTAAATATTTTCAATAGGTGGGAGCTGAGTGCACAGGATACAAATCAGTCGTGGTCCTGTGCTCCCTAAGCCTTACTCATGTGTTAATTACAGGACACTGTGCTACCTTCCCGTGGAGGCAGGCTCCACAGGCAAACATTCCATAGGCTTTAGATGCAACACTCAGAGATGTATC from Loxodonta africana isolate mLoxAfr1 chromosome 11, mLoxAfr1.hap2, whole genome shotgun sequence includes these protein-coding regions:
- the LOC135232694 gene encoding collagen, type I, alpha 1a-like, producing the protein MLLSAGVPGARPGHGRRGRRGRLCSRSRRAGAAGRRAGGRARGGGAGRAWGRAIRLQRRARGAAGRARGAWGVRRQRWRGRGEGSRAAAVMMVAVAALSGARAASDSASHRGPRAEVTGFSRDAGVARAAVVRYPRVLPREAETFARRVAPSPSPSRCRALSLSLSLSLLSPPPALTRAPPGAGARAGGPSASFVCRPAPAAAGRCFLGSGRRPAAPWVPRAQPPLRLLRAPLAELVGGAGRHWAAGGLEAARSAERQALWAAAGAEATHSAAAGRAAPPSTPAPPGPRPSGRPPPRSLNAGGGAEGGPPAAPAPARPDGGRVPGATAGAGGGAERGAGPGRQVPSAEKCSAGPGPPSGAHCWQAGTRGRCGAAACNGPHPPARPARSFHARAQPGHPLPLAPARALPARWLPSSGAAARMSPAAASPAAATPLPHSPRPAGGCELPAGPGGLPGWGNPPPPWTRPAPFLCSRIFSLPIPRSPARLGSRSRERAQREVRDAVSALAGRRLERAGGKWQIPHRPRRGLRWVLVVSATNLTLASASRPPPTGTRGVGVPRFGEKDKKAPREPPDACNTSGRPRVVRVRGRGEFRGRPCGGDRGKPGRPKPLRGSRFGRALQATGTAISVRWNLLGPGRPPSSLRPREAADQRRNAVAGGQGGGGPSVSGTPLRSEGANAPAPPRVAPGSVRGRPGGLRGKDRRGSEAPRCPESPFWASLGAPFAPRPRVLRGRSGREGRFPAPPRDRAPESPRPPWSNPTLNQGRPLWSGRPRSRDALGDEGTDPRPLHVWPRGPQVTPLGAGVGGERTEERQAGAPSACDSSWDANTKLAPGPQAGLAF